From uncultured Pseudodesulfovibrio sp.:
GACGGAACGACGGGCTTTGGCGACGTTTTATTCGGAAAATTTTGCAGGGTGTGAAACCGTCCAATTGCCAAAAATCACTCAGTCGGGTGAGCATTCCTGGCAAACCATGTGCGTTTTCGTGAAGGATAGGAACCGCGTCATGGAAGAAATGCGCAATCAGGGAATCGAGGTTCAGATAGGGACGTATTCGTTGAGTATGCACCGGGCGTTTAATCAGAACCCGGATTGTCGAATAATGGGCGATATGGCGGGGAGTTTATATGCATTTAATCACGCTTTGGCATTGCCGCTTTACCACGGCATGACAGAGGCTGAACAGGTTGAAGTGATTGATATGCTCAAGGATGCCATTGGGTGAATTGTGGGCAGGGCTGATAGGACGGACGTATGCTTCAGTGATTCGAACCATGTATGGGAAGCCTCTCCCAAGTAAGTGAAGTAGGTATGTTTTTATGTGCGGCATTTGTGGACTGTTGAATTTTTCGAGTGAGCGCCCTGACGTAGCAACTCTTCGTGCCATGACCGATGCCATCAGGCATCGCGGTCCTGACGGAGAGGGCTTTTACGTTGATGGGCCGGTCGGTTTTGGCCATCGGCGTCTCGCTATCATTGACCTGTCGGAAGCAGCAGCACAGCCCATGGTGTCCGAAGATGGACGGTATGTTCTCACTTATAATGGTGAGGTCTACAATTTTCAGGAGTTGCGAAAAGAGCTGCGTGATCTTGGATATGGCTTTCGATCGACCTCGGATACTGAAGTTATTCTCACAGCATATCAGCATTGGGGCAAGGCATGTGTAGAGCGTTTTAACGGCATGTTCGCCTTCGCCATATGGGACACGCGGAAGCAGGAGTTATTTCTTGCGCGTGACCGTTATGGCATCAAGCCACTGTATTATGCTTTTTTTGGTAACACGTTCCTTTTTGGTTCGGAACAGAAGGCCATACTTGCTCACCCCGCAGTACGTCGTGAGATGGACCACGAGGCCCTGCTTGAATATTTTACCTTTCAGAATTTTTTTACGAATCGGACGTTACTGAAAGGAGTCACGACATTTCCGGCTGGATGGACGGCCACTCTTTTGCCGACTGGTAGCCGTGAACTTCAGATGCATCAGTATTGGGATTATGATTTTTCTGAGCCGGAACACCCGCTGACCGAAGCCGAGTATCTCGAAGAATTGGACATGCTTCTTGAGCAGGCCGTCAAGCGTCAGATGGTGAGTGATGTTGAGATTGGGGCCTACCTTTCAGGCGGTATTGATTCCGGGACTATTTCTGCTCTTGCCGCGCAATCAAACCCATATATCAAGAGTTTTACATGCGGCTTTGACCTTCATTCTTCCACGGGTTTGGAGGCCGGGTTTGATGAGCGGGAAAGGGCTGAGTTGATGTCGTATCTGTTCAAGACTGAACATTACGAGATGGTCCTCAAGGCTGGTGATATGGAGCGGTGCCTTCCCCGGTTGGCCTACCATCTGGAAGAGCCACGAGTCGGCCAAAGTTATCCCAATTATTATATCGCCCAGTTAGCCT
This genomic window contains:
- the asnB gene encoding asparagine synthase (glutamine-hydrolyzing); protein product: MCGICGLLNFSSERPDVATLRAMTDAIRHRGPDGEGFYVDGPVGFGHRRLAIIDLSEAAAQPMVSEDGRYVLTYNGEVYNFQELRKELRDLGYGFRSTSDTEVILTAYQHWGKACVERFNGMFAFAIWDTRKQELFLARDRYGIKPLYYAFFGNTFLFGSEQKAILAHPAVRREMDHEALLEYFTFQNFFTNRTLLKGVTTFPAGWTATLLPTGSRELQMHQYWDYDFSEPEHPLTEAEYLEELDMLLEQAVKRQMVSDVEIGAYLSGGIDSGTISALAAQSNPYIKSFTCGFDLHSSTGLEAGFDERERAELMSYLFKTEHYEMVLKAGDMERCLPRLAYHLEEPRVGQSYPNYYIAQLASKFVKVVLGGAGGDEFFGGYPWRYYRAVTCSNFEDYIDKYYVFWQRLIPNEKIQKVFAPIWGDVSHVWTRDIFSKVFGDRNVAPSSSEQFINNSLYFEAKTFLHGLLVVKDKLSMAHSLEARVPFLDNDLVDFAMHLPVRTKLGNLNEVIRINENESKSKVNKYYQKTRDGKLILRKAAAKYVPEGISTGIKQGFSAPDASWFRGESIKFVADALIKKNARIYDYLDKDVVQSLVMEHLSGKKNRRLLIWSLLNVEEWVGQFLGEGDA